One Streptomyces sp. R28 DNA window includes the following coding sequences:
- a CDS encoding PTS transporter subunit EIIC: MTTASAAPAADKKKGAGAMAVLQRIGRSLMLPVAVLPAAALLVRLGNTDMLGRESFPGFVTKIAGFMAAGGNAILDNMALLFAVGIAIGFAKKSDGSTALAAVVGYLVFKNVLATFTDKNLPQVAKAVDGKVVMVDAPVDAKVLGGVVMGIVVALLYQRFYRTKLPDWAGFFGGRRMVPILSAFAGLVIGIVFGYIWPVLGTGLHSFGEWLVGSGAVGAGIFGVANRALIPIGMHHLLNSFPWFQAGEYQGKSGDIARFLAGDPSAGQFMTGFFPIMMFALPAACLAIVHCARPERRKVVGGMMFSLALTSFVTGVTEPIEFTFMFIAPVLYAIHAVLTGVSMALTWSLGMKDGFGFSAGAVDFGLNLGIATNPWGLALVGLCFAAVYYVVFRFAITKFNLPTPGRESDEELAELQKAEAK; encoded by the coding sequence GTGACCACGGCCAGCGCCGCTCCCGCGGCCGACAAGAAAAAGGGCGCCGGTGCGATGGCTGTTCTGCAGCGTATCGGCCGCAGCCTGATGCTGCCGGTGGCGGTCCTGCCCGCCGCCGCGCTCCTGGTCCGCCTCGGCAACACCGACATGCTGGGGCGCGAGTCGTTCCCCGGGTTCGTCACGAAGATCGCGGGCTTCATGGCGGCCGGCGGCAACGCGATCCTCGACAACATGGCGCTGCTGTTCGCCGTGGGCATCGCGATCGGCTTCGCCAAGAAGTCGGACGGCTCGACGGCCCTGGCGGCCGTGGTCGGCTACCTGGTCTTCAAGAACGTGCTCGCCACGTTCACCGACAAGAACCTGCCGCAGGTGGCGAAGGCCGTCGACGGCAAGGTCGTGATGGTCGACGCACCGGTGGACGCCAAGGTCCTCGGCGGCGTGGTGATGGGCATCGTCGTCGCCCTCCTCTACCAGCGCTTCTACCGCACCAAGCTGCCGGACTGGGCGGGCTTCTTCGGCGGCCGCCGCATGGTCCCGATCCTCTCGGCCTTCGCCGGCCTGGTCATCGGCATAGTGTTCGGCTACATCTGGCCGGTCCTCGGCACGGGTCTGCACAGCTTCGGCGAGTGGCTGGTCGGCTCCGGAGCCGTCGGTGCCGGCATCTTCGGTGTCGCCAACCGTGCGCTGATCCCGATCGGCATGCACCACCTGCTCAACTCCTTCCCCTGGTTCCAGGCCGGCGAGTACCAGGGCAAGAGCGGCGACATCGCCCGGTTCCTGGCGGGCGACCCGAGCGCCGGCCAGTTCATGACCGGCTTCTTCCCGATCATGATGTTCGCGCTGCCGGCCGCGTGCCTGGCGATCGTGCACTGCGCCCGGCCCGAGCGCCGCAAGGTCGTCGGCGGCATGATGTTCTCCCTCGCGCTGACCTCGTTCGTCACGGGCGTGACCGAGCCGATCGAGTTCACCTTCATGTTCATCGCCCCGGTGCTGTACGCGATCCACGCGGTGCTGACCGGTGTGTCGATGGCCTTGACCTGGTCGCTCGGCATGAAGGACGGCTTCGGCTTCTCGGCCGGCGCGGTCGACTTCGGTCTGAACCTGGGCATCGCGACCAACCCGTGGGGCCTGGCCCTGGTGGGCCTGTGCTTCGCCGCGGTCTACTACGTGGTCTTCAGGTTCGCGATCACCAAGTTCAACCTGCCGACCCCGGGCCGCGAGTCCGACGAGGAGCTCGCCGAACTCCAGAAGGCGGAGGCGAAGTAG